Proteins co-encoded in one Streptomyces sp. NBC_01283 genomic window:
- a CDS encoding FadR/GntR family transcriptional regulator: MARDIQERIKKLIIDQRLPSGASLPTEPELMERLGVSRNSVREALKALQAMGIVEIRHGFGTYVGPMSMAPMIEGLTFRTVAGHYRGEDSLLQLLELREAVETGLIARLAGRIPAADLAELDALVDRMDAEAAANDGRAGRPGAVQTETDRAFHATLYRCLRNPLLGEVLEAFWDAFHKVRTDLVDVPQDPKVTCRQHREILDAVRSGDVLRAERAIREHFGNIRTRLSAPAPTGNSNRLYDR; the protein is encoded by the coding sequence ATGGCGCGCGACATACAGGAGCGGATCAAGAAGCTCATCATCGACCAGCGGCTGCCCTCCGGAGCCTCTCTGCCGACCGAGCCCGAACTGATGGAACGCCTCGGCGTCAGTCGGAACTCCGTGCGAGAGGCGCTCAAGGCGCTGCAGGCGATGGGCATCGTGGAGATCCGGCATGGTTTCGGCACCTATGTCGGACCCATGTCGATGGCTCCCATGATCGAGGGCCTCACCTTCCGCACGGTGGCCGGCCACTACCGCGGCGAGGACAGCCTGCTCCAGCTCCTGGAGCTGCGGGAGGCCGTGGAGACCGGGCTCATCGCGCGCCTCGCGGGCCGCATCCCGGCCGCGGATCTGGCCGAACTCGATGCCCTCGTGGACCGGATGGACGCCGAGGCAGCGGCGAACGACGGGCGGGCGGGCCGGCCGGGAGCGGTTCAAACCGAAACCGACCGCGCATTTCACGCCACTCTGTACCGCTGTCTCCGCAATCCGCTGCTCGGCGAGGTCCTGGAAGCCTTCTGGGATGCCTTCCATAAGGTACGTACCGACCTGGTGGACGTTCCGCAGGACCCGAAAGTCACCTGTCGGCAGCACCGGGAGATCCTCGACGCGGTCCGGTCCGGCGATGTGCTCCGGGCCGAGCGGGCCATACGGGAACACTTCGGTAATATTCGAACGCGGTTGAGTGCTCCTGCCCCAACAGGCAACTCAAATCGCTTGTATGACCGGTAA